A single region of the Kryptolebias marmoratus isolate JLee-2015 linkage group LG10, ASM164957v2, whole genome shotgun sequence genome encodes:
- the LOC108236257 gene encoding KATNB1-like protein 1, with protein MDSSSENGKGIHSEAAQYRVSYAHRRNAKQVEYDKHEEFNKKRYPVSRSGNNNPGRLKRVVSCKRKTHHLTVVRRKQLRSGRNLDATNKENEMKHLQDAQQDIFFMDPQEFPLNVSHYNNTSESGSEQTDFFTLYELSKDHNTMTDVLFGRNLRLKVALTLWKRNFGELLTYFLKIQDTGVLVDFLPLICKCIDEDSTRINIGCCVDLFPLVRQVLSKPYEEYQIIGFKWIHSVLKNWWEELQMSGFSGSALPQQDKNFQVFNHQLWELWKQDPLLKSVPAVAGEMANVIGSFLFQLK; from the exons ATGGACTCCAGCAGCGAAAACGGGAAAGGCATTCATTCTGAGGCAGCACAGTACAGAGTAAGCTATGCTCATAGGAGAAATGCAAAACAG GTGGAATATGACAAACATGAGGagttcaacaaaaaaag ATATCCAGTTAGTCGCTCTGGCAACAACAACCCGGGAAGGCTGAAGAGGGTCGTGTCATGCAAGAGGAAAACCCACCATCTGACAGTAGTTCGACGGAAACAGCTCCGATCTGGGAGGAATTTAGATGcaacaaacaaggaaaatgaGATGAAACATTTGCAAGACGCACAGCAGGACATATTCTTTATGGACCCACAGGAGTTCCCACTAAATGTCAGCCATTACAATAATACCAGTGAAAGTGGTTCTGAGCAGACTGACTTCTTCACACTCTATGAG CTCAGTAAAGATCACAACACAATGACTGATGTGCTGTTTGGAAGAAACCTGAGACTGAAGGTGGCGTTAACATTGTGGAAGAGAAACTTTGGAGAGCTGCTGACATATTTTCTAAA aaTTCAAGACACTGGTGTTCTTGTTGATTTTCTCCCTCTAATATGCAAATG CATCGATGAGGATTCAACCAGGATTAACATCGGCTGCTGTGTTGACCTATTTCCTCTCGTTAGGCAAGTCCTCAGCAAGCCATATGAAGA GTATCAAATTATTGGTTTTAAGTGGATACATTCggttttaaaaaactggtgGGAGGAACTTCAAATGAGTGGCTTCAGTGGATCAGCTTTACCCCAGCAAGATAA aAATTTCCAGGTTTTTAATCATCAGTTGTGGGAGTTGTGGAAGCAGGACCCTCTGTTGAAATCTGTTCCAGCTGTGGCAGGAGAGATGGCCAAT GTTATTGGTTCGTTCCTGTTTCAACTTAAATGA